A window of Ruminiclostridium herbifermentans genomic DNA:
GAAGTACAGGGTTTATCGAATGGTACAAAAGTATGGATTGACAGCGTTTATCCGATAGAAAATACCTTCTTAGGGATAAAGAAAGACAATGTAATTACTGATATTAAGGGTAAAACAGTATGGGCGTTAGCAACTGATTTTAGAGTATTATGCAAGGCTTATAAATGGAAAGATAAGAATAAAATGAGTAGTCTTTTAAGGCTTTTGTATAACATACAGATTTTGCAAGAGACTGGAATGCTCGAAGAAGAGTTTAATATATTTGATCAAGAAAACCCAGACATAAAGACTATTGATGAGCTAAATGAAACAATAGAAACTGAAATATCATATTGGGAAGAATAGTTTCACCATTTAAATAAATGTGAACTAAAAAATAAATTTTAAACGTCATAGGTAAGCTTTTAAAGGCGCGCCGCCTCTCTGACGAGAGAGGACTTATGACTATGAAAACAAACAAGAAGATTGAATACAAAAGCAAAGTATACACCGACAGACCTACATATGCAGATTTTGAATCACCGCGCAAATTTGAGGCAATTAAAAGCATCATAGCAAAAAGGCTGATAGAGCATCCGAATGCAATATGTTCTTATTCAGGAGGCAGCGATAGTGACATCATGCTTCACTTGATTGAGACAGTACGTCAAACATTTAATCTTCCACCTGTCCAATACTGCTTTTTTAACACAGGGCTTGAAATGGAGGCAATTAAGCGCCATGTTCGTAACATGGAAAAGCTTTACGGTATAACAATCACCGAACACAGACCTAAAAAAAATATCGTTCTGGCTACAAGGGAACATGGGCTACCGTTCGTTTCAAAGATTATGTCGGCTGGGTTGGAGGGGGTGCAAAAGAAAAACATTCCGTTGACAATAGCTGATGAATACGCAAATGCAGAAGATAAAGCAGCTAAGCGGGCAGAACTAAAAGCAAGATACCCTGGGTGTGAAACAACAATTAACTTTTTGTGCGGATGTAATTCCGCAGGAGAGCCACGACCTGACATCCAACTTGTCATAAACTCCTCAAAATATATGCTTGACTTTATTAAAGAAAATCCAATCCCTTTTAAAGTAAGCAACAAGTGCTGTGACTACTGCAAAAAACATGTAGCCCACGCAGTGCAAAAGGACTTTGACATGGTAATCACAGGTGAGAGCAGAGATGAAGGAGGCATGAGGTCTGTTCCACGCAAAGACAATACATCTATGTGCTTCTCAGAAACGGCAGGAGGTCAATATAGATTAAGACCCTTATACTATGTGTCGGACGCAGACAAGCAGTGGTACAAGGACTTTCACAAAATTAAATATTCAGATGCATATGAGGTGTATGGGCTGAAACGAACAGGTTGTTGTGGTTGTTCTATTTCTGCTAAGGCGATAGAGGACTTAGAAAAAATACGTCCTTTTGAACCAAATCTAGTAAAGGCTGCATGGAAAGTTTTTGGAGACAGCTACAGGTATCGTCAGCAGTATAACGATTATAAGAAAAAAAGGAACACCGAAGAGAAAAATCTTATTTTGTCAGAGCAAATGAATCTGATTTAATTCGCAATAAAAATAAAAAGCACCCTCAGCGAGAACACCATGCAAGATCTAGCTTAATAATACCAAAATTTAGAGACAAACCCTTAAAACTAAATGATTTAAAGAAATTACCAACTTTATTTAGCATCATATGGCATACCCCCTTTATAATATTTCCTTGCATGGATTTATCTTCTCTACCCCTCTCGGAGAGTGGTGAGGATAAACAACAGGGGGTGCTGTTAGTCCTCGCTCAAGGTACTTTTATTTATCTATTGTACTACATAGAAAACTATTTGTCAAAAGTTGGTATAACTTGAGAAAGGCAAAAAATGAAAATATTTAAATAGCAACCTTTAAAGCGTGAAGAAAGGAGGCGTTGCAACTATGAGCATGACTAGTGAAGAATTAACACGATTTACAAATAAAAAAATAGATTTGGTCGGCTCGTCCAAAGTTTGAGTTAGAATACAAATCTAACTCAAACCTAAGATTGAACTAAGTTACTGTAATTAGCTATTATTAATATTCTGCAAATTATCATTGATGCATTCTAACAAATCATAAGTTTTTCTTTGAATGATTAATAAATCTTTAGTGTTAAATATAGAACAATGACCAGAAAATGCAGACTCTTTATGGAATAAAGCACATTCCATTACACAGTAATCATGTCTAAAAGGACAATATAAATCGATTTTAGTTAAATTTTGTAAATCTATCGCCATAAACATCACCTCCATCTTGAAGAAAATTATACCATAAAAATGAAAGAAGGTATATAAATGGATAATGTTTTTTAAACGCAATAATCAAAGATAGAAAACCAAGGTTAAGAATTGTTGAATGTTTTTTACAAAACGTGAAATATCTATATACTTTTGCAGAAGGTAAAAGTATAATAAAACAAAGTTTACAGAAAAATTCATATAAATGAGGAAGGATGATGATAATGAAAGAAAAGCACATTAAGCACAAAATATTATGTGAGGAATTAAACGAGATTTATAAATCTAAAAATGTAGCTTATGGGGATTCATTTTGAAAAACTTTTAATGAACTTGGACTGATTTCTGCAGTTACAAGAATGTCAGACAAATGGAATAGAATTAAAGCACTTGCAACAGGAGCAGAAAATAAAGTCAAAGATGAGAGCCTAAGAGATACACTTAAAGACATGGCTAATTACTGCTTAATGACCTTGATAGAAATTGAAATACAAGAATATGCTTCACTTTCAGAACAGCATAAAAAACAAATATTTCACAGGTGCATGTCAAAATAGGAATGGAGGTTTGAACTTATGAGTATGACTAAAGAAGAATTAACACGATTTACAAAAATCGAGAGTGAGATAGAGCAAATAAAGAATGAAATTAAGAAATTAGAGCCGGAATATACAAAAGATTCTGTAACAGGCTCACAACCAACATATCCATACATTGCACATCAAATAAAAATTGAGGGATATGATTATAATAGCTATTTTCGAAAAATTAGAAGGATAGAAAATAGGCTTAATACAAAGCTCAATGAGCTTTTAGATACTAAAGATAAAATTACTGAGTACATATACAATGATATTACTGATAGTGAATTAAGGCAGATACTTATATATAAATATATAAATGGAAAAAAGACTAGAGAGATTGCAGAAGAAATGGGATGGACAAGCAGAACAATTGAAAGAAGGCTTAAGAAGTGGAGTGACAGTTTGTCGGTGAATGTCGCGAAAAAGTAAAGTATAATAGTATAATAGAAAAATATCTTTTAATTTTGAACACACGAAACGAGACAGGGAGAAAGACACCTGCCTCGTTTTTATTTATGCAAAAAGGAGCTGATATTTATACAAACAATTAGGTGGATACATTCTGTGGACTGTAGGAGCTGCATTTTTGATTTTAAATCAGCTCCAGAAAAAAAGCGAAAATTATTAATTTCAGAGAGAGAAAGCTGTAAAAAGTGTAATAATTGTGAAAGGTTATCTGAAGCAAAGAAGGTGGAATCTGATGAGAACAGTTGAGCCTATTAGAGATATAGAACTTATACGTCAGATTGCAAATGATCTTAAAGAAAAAAATATTAGGGATTACATAATGTTTTTATTTGGGATATATAGTGGACTACGAATATCTGATATATTGAAACTTAGAGTAAAAGATGTTAGAAATAAAGAATATATTACACTTTATGAGCAAAAAACAGGCAAAGAAAAAAGATTCCTAATTCATCCAGATATTAAGCCAGAAATAAAAAAATATACTGAAAATATGAAAGATTATGAATATTTATTTGCTTCTCGTCAAGGAACAAACAAACCGATTAGCAGAGCTAGAGCATATGATATACTAAAAGAAGTTGCTAAACAATATAACATTGATTCTCTTGGAACTCATTCCATGAGAAAAACATTTGGATTTCTTTTATATCAGCAAACAAAAGACATTGTAATTGTCAAAGAGTTATTTAATCATTCTGATATAGGGACAACATTAAGATATATTGGGGTAATTCAGGAAACTAAAGACCAAGCGGTTAAAAAATTGAGAATACTAAATTTGACAAAGGGGAAAAAGTGATATGTATTCTAAAGCATTAACACTTAATGAATTAAACACTCAAATTGAAGATTTAACTTTAGTAAGAGATGTTGTTATCAAATGTATAAAAGAAAAGCCTGTAACTGCTGAAGGTATTATTGTTCAAAAATTTATAGAAATTCAAAGTATAACTGAAGTAGCATCTTTTGCAAATGAAAAAGGGTTTAGAATAAAGTCAGCTTCAGGTGAAAGAAAATACACTTCAAATGATATCAGAGATATTATTGAAAATAAAAACAATGCTGGTTATATTTTTAAAGTTGCAAAGATATTTTTTGATTTTAATAAAAGCAAATATAAGATTAAAGGTCTTATTAGCAGACTAAAAAAAGTATAGATTCTAACTTAAATATATACTGACGTTGACATATCAGAGAAATGTCCAACTGATGTATATATTTTTTTGTGCATTATTAGAAGAAACTTTTTAAAATGACATTGACACAATCATACATATAACAATGTGTCAAATGTAGAGGTGTTTATGTCAAAAGTTGAGGGGTAAAAACATACTTCTAGCAAGAAGGTAACATTTAAAATCTTGAAACCCTATTGAAATTGGGATTTGTTATAAAAGTTAATGGATTTTTAAGAGATATTTTATTGGAATTTACTGATATTATATTTGTAATAAATTATATTATTATCAGTTGTGGATGTCGCCAATATATATTGACGACTAAAGGAATGTTTAGGTTTAGCTACTTACGTAATAAAATGATCTCAAACATAATAATTACTGAGATTAGTAATAGTATTATGACATAAAGAAATAATTTGTCTCTTTTCATTATTGTTCACCTCCTGTATGGCGGTAAACAAATATAGCTATATAAGTTTACATACGTATCAAACAATTTTACATTGTTTAATACATAATATCACATTGAAAAGAATAATGCAAGCTGAAATGCAGTGATATCAATTGATACAGGATTTTTTATTTTCGCTAAAAGTGTTAAAATATTATATTATTAATAAATTATTATTTGGGTCCTTCCTATGGGGGTGGGGAGGTGCGGGTCTAGCGAACCCCGGAATATCACCCAGTATAAAAACTTTTTTCAGGGTAACAAGTAGGAGAAAAGCATGAAAAATTTAAACGATTCTTACAAAGAAATTGATGGACAGATTTGTGTTTGTACTCAGGAGATTTGTGAAAAACTGGGTATTGCCAGAAAGACATTAACTGAGTGGGAATCAAAAGGTTGTCCAAAATCAGCTAGAGGCTGGTGGCCATTATGGGAAATTCTTAAATGGAGGGGATTGATAGGCAATGGAATTAAAGATGAAGAAGATGTTGCTGGAATGTCAATCGCAACCAAAAAGTTAAAGTATGAAATGGACCTCAAAAGAGAACAGGCAGAAAAAGCAGAGTTTGCTAATGCTGTTATTAGAGGAGAGTATATAAGAAAAGAAGATGTGACCGCTGAATTACAGCGGTTTTTTGTTATTCTAAAAAGGTCTATGTTTGGATTTAGTAGAAAAATTGCAAATGAATTATCAGGTATTGTTGATTCGATTGAAGCCAGGAGGATAGAAAAAATGATTACGGAGTTGACATCAGATGCACTTGAACAATTATCAATTGATGGAGTATACACGGCCACGAAGAAAAAGAAAGAAAAAACATGAGTGGTCAGAATGGCTTGATAAAGCTTTAAAAATATTAAAACCTCCTGAAAGATTGACTGTTTCACAGTGGGCTGATAAGCATAGAATACTAGATGCCAAAACATCAGCAGAACCTGGTAAATGGGATACATCAAAAACACCATATTTGCAAGGAGTAATGGATGCGTTCAATAATCCAGATATAGAAGAAATTATTTTTGTTAAGCCTACACAGGTAGGAGGAACAGAAGGCCTAAACAATATTATTGGATATATAATAGCTCAGGATCCAAGCCCAACATTGATTGTGTATCCAACTTTAGATCTTGCAGAATATACAAGTAAAAATCGAATACAGCCAATGGTTAACTTATGTCCAGAAATTAAAAACAGGTATCAAGAACAAGAAAGTAAAATGCTTGAACTGCAATTTGATGGAATGTATGTTGTTCTGTCAGGTGCAAATAGCCCAGCTTCTCTTGCATCAAGACCAATACGATATTTACTGATGGATGAAGTTGATAAGTTTCCAGCGAGTGCAGGAAAAGAGGCAGAACCTAGAAGTTTGGCAAGGGAGAGAACAAAAACTTTTGCTCATAATAAAAAGATATTTCAAACTTCAACCCCAACAAAAAAGTTTGGAGCTATATGGCAGGAGTGGGAGAATGCTGATAGTCAATTTAAATTTTACGTCCCATGCCCTTATTGTGGACACTATCAAATATTTAGATTTAAACAAATAAAATGGGAAAAGTCAGCTTCACCAGAAGAGTCGGCAGCTTCTGCATATTATGAATGTGAGAAATGTAGAGGAGTGATTACTGATGCACATAAACAAGCGATGGTAAGAGCTGGTGAATGGAGAACAGAAAAGAGTAATGGTACAAAAAAAACAGCTTTTCATATAAATGCGATTTATTCACGCTGGGTTAGGTTTGGAGATGTTGTATATACATTCTTGACTTCTAAAGATACTCCAGAACTATTGATGAACTTCGTAAATTCATGGCTTGCAGAACCTTGGGAAAACACAGAGGTAAAAATGAATTCTGATATAGTTTTGAAAAGACAATCAGGAGTACCTGAAAACGAAGTACCTTTAGGAACTATTCTATTAACAGGTGGGGTTGATGTTCAGAAGGATTATTTCTATTTTACTATTAGAGCTTGGGGAGAGCGATTGACAAGCTGGAATATTGCACATGGACGAGCTGAAACATGGGATGATATAGAAACTATAATGAATTCTGTATTTTACGATACCAATGGAAATACTTATCAAGTCAATTTATGTGGAATAGACTCAGGTGCAAGGACTGATGAGGTTTATGAATTCTGTGCAGTCAATCAAGAATGGGCTGTGCCGATGAAGGGTTCATCTACACCGCTGGTATCCAGATATAAGATAAGTACCATTGATAAGTCTGACAGCAAAGCTTTTGGAATGCGTTTGTATATAGTAGATGGTGGACAATATAAAGATATGATAGCCGGAAGACTTAAAAGGGAAAACGGATACGGAAGCTGGATGGTATATGAAGGGTGTGATATTGATTATGCTGAGCAAATATGCTCAGAGGAAAAAACAATTGAAAAAAAAGGTGGAAGAGATGTAGAGGTTTGGAGACCTAAAGGTTCACATACTGCAAATCACTACTTAGATTGTGAAGTTTATGCAGGATGTGCAGCTGATTTACTCCATATTAGATATCTACAGGAACAACAATTTGAAACAGAAACACAACAAGTTAAATCAAACCCACAGGAGGATTCCGGTGGGTTTATTAAATCTAATAGTAGCTGGATAAATGACAAAGGCGGGTGGATAAAGTGACAGTAGATGAACAGCTTAATCAAATTAATACTGCAATAGCAGCAATAGAAAATGGAGCTCAGGAATATAGAATTGGATCTAAACAAATAAGACGCGCGGATTTAAATACTCTATATCAAGAAAGAAGAAAGTTGACACAACAGCTTTATGAGCAAAATGAAAATAGTACATATGTTGCAGTATTCGATAGAAGATAATAAACACTTTCTGAAAGGGGGTGAGAAGATTGAATTTTATTGATAAAACAATAGCTGCTTTTAGTCCTTCTTGGGCATATAAAAGAGGCGAATGGAGAGAAGCACTTAAACATAGATTTTATGATTCGGGTAGTAATGACAGATTAAATCATGGATGGACTGCTGTAAATACTATGGCTGAGCAGACAGACCAAGGCAGTAGAGATATAATCCGGGCAAGAGCTAGAGATTTAGAGCGAAACTCTGATATTTCTGAAAGCATAATCGGAGCATTTGAGAGAAATGTTATTGGAACTGGAATGCAAGTTCAAGCTAAAGTCCTTAAACCAGATGGCAGTGATAATGATGAACTGAATACGCAAATTGAGGAATTGTGGAAAGAATGGTGCAAAGCGAGAAACTGTGATGTGACAGGAACTCAAACTTTTTTAGAGATGCAACAAATGGCCATTAGAAGGCTTATTGTTGATGGTGCTGTTATTTTTATAAAGGCTTATACATCTGATGGTATAGTTCCATTCAGTTTACAGGCACGAGAAATTGATGAACTTGATACATCAATGTCAAATGCTTCGGGCGTAGGTGGTAATAAAATAATTAGTGGAATTGAACTAAACAGATATAATAAGCCAGTTGCATACTGGTTTAAAAAATATACTCCTGAAGGTTTTTGGAACGGAGAGACAGAGCGGATTGAGGCTAAAAATGTTATTTATGCATGGAAAAAAACAAGACCTTCACAAATAAGAGAAATATCATCAATGTCTAAAACTATTCGTAGGGTTAGGGATGTTAATGAATTTGTGGAAGCAATTTCAGTAAAGGAACGTATACTTGCCTGTTTATCAGTGTTTATAACTAAAGTATCGCCAGGAACGGGAATTGGAAGAGGGACAAACAGTATTGACTCTAAAAGCGGATATAAATCAAAAACAATATCACCTGGTATGATTCAAGAATTACAGCCTGGTGAAACTGTATCTGCAGTTAATCCTTCAGGACAATCAAGTAATGCTAAAGATTTTATTTCTACACAGCAAAGGCTTGCAGGTTCAGGACAGGGTTTATCATATGAAGCAGTTTCAAGAGATATGTCACAGGTGAATTATAGCAGTGCAAGACAAGGACTACTTGAAGACCAACGCTCATATGCAATGTGGCAGCAATTTATTATAGACCATATATGTGACGAGGTTTATACTGAATTTCTTATTTCAGCAGTACTCTCTAAACAGTTAGATATTAAAGATTTTTGGCAGAACAAGAAAAAATATATGCGTCATGAGTGGGTATCTCCGGGATGGAGCTGGATAGATCCTCTAAAAGAGGTTAAAGCAAATGAAACGGCACTTAATACAGGACAAGATACTCTTGCACGCATATGTGCTGAGAGAGGACAGGATTGGAGAGACGTTCTGAAACAAAGAGCTGCAGAAGAGGCATATAAAAAAGAACTGGCACTAAAACAATCAAATGCAGACAATAATTCAGAGAGTGAAAAAGAAAAAGAGAATAAAATAGAGAAAAATTTAGCTAAAGAAGATGACAATAAAAGCAATTCTCAGAGCAAAATTGAGAGCGAAAAGACAGAAGAAGCTAACGAAGACAAGCCCAAGGAAACTACTGAGAAAGAAGAGATTATTCTTAATGGAGCCCAAATTAGTAGCTTACTTGAAATTGTACAAGCTGTAAATAATAACACATTAACTTATGATTCTGCAGTTGCTTTAATTGTTTATTCATTTCCGTTTACAGAAGAACAAGCAAAAGAAATTCTAGGAATCAAAAAAGATGGAGGTGGTAACAGTGCCAAAAACGAAGAAACCGAAACCGGGGCTTCAAATGAAGAGGACAGTTGATATAGCCATTAGAGAAATAAAAGATGAAGAAAGGCGCGTAAGAATATCTTTTTCAAGCGAACAGCCAGTACGTAGATGGTTTGGTCAAGAAATACTTTGTCATGATGCTGGTAGTATTGATATGACTAGAATCAATACAATCGGAGTAGCTTTATGGAATCATAACAAGGACGTTGTAATAGGTAGAATTGAAAATGCAGTATGTAACGATGCTGAAAAGAAAACTTATGCAGATATTATTTTCGATACTGATGAGGAATCAGAAAGAATCTATCAGAAAGTAAAAAGCGGAACGCTTAAAGGTGTCTCAGTAGGCTACTCTGTTGATGTATGGGAAGAGGTTGCACCTAATAAATTATCAAGTAATGGAAGGTTTGTTGGTCCATGCGAAGTGGCTACTAGATGGTCACCTTATGAAATATCAATTGTATCAGTACCTGCGGATGATTCTGTAGGTGTAGGAAGAGATTTTTTTGAATCTGAATCGGCTTATGGCCGTAATGATAATACCAATATGGAGGATGATGAGAACATGAGAAGAAAAAGAAATTCACCAATGTTTGCACCAGATGAAGGGGGTGGCGCAGGAACACATGAACAAAGTGCTACTAGAGAACAACCGCAAGGAAGTGAAGACTTGCAAAGAGCTATTCAAATGGAAAGGCAAAGAGTTTCTGACATAACAGCACTTTGCAGGGAGTTTGAAGTTTCACCAGATGAATATGTTCGAGAAGGTTTTTCAATGGATCAAGTTAGAGCTAAAGTACTTGAATCGTTAAAAGAACAAAGGACTCCTAAAAATGCTTCAAGAGAAATTAATATTGAAGTAACAAAAGAAGAGGCTGATAAAGTAAGAGAAGCTGCATCTGATGGTCTTATATTAAGAGCAGGAATGTCAGTTGAAAAGCCAGCAGAAGGTGCAAGGGATTTTAGAGGAATGACATTAAGGGATATTGCAATAGACTGTTTGCAAAGAAGTGGAGTAGTTAATGCACACCGTTGGGACAGCGAACGATTATTTAGAGAAGCTCTTAGTCCGGATGGACAATTTGCTTCTATAATGTCAAACACTGTTAACAAAAGTATGGCAACTGCATATAAAGCTCAAAATACTACATATCAGGTATGGACAAAGAAGGGTAGCAATCCCGATTTTAAAGCAGCAACAGTATATCAGATTTCAGAAGCTGGAGATCTTGAAAAAATGACTCAATCGGGTGAGTTTAAAATGGATGAAATGTCTGATAATGGTGTTACAAAAGCACTTGCTACATTTGGTAAGAAATTTGGTATCAGCAGACAGGCATTTATAAATGATGATATCGGAGTACTCACCAAAATACCTGAAGCATATGTAAGAGCAGCAGGAAGAGGAATAAATACTTTAGTTTACAAAATGATTGGTAGTAATCCAACTATCTATGATGGAGTAACATTGTTCCATGCTAATCATAAAAATATTGGAACACCTGGGACTATTGGAACAGCTACAGTGGGTGAAGCAAGAAAGCTTATGAGAAAGCAAAAAAATATAAGAGGAAAAGAAACATTAAACATTGCACCTAAATTCCTTATTACACCTGCAGAAAAAGAGACAGAGGCAGCACAGTTCTTAAATTCCATTGCTGATCCTAGCGGTAATAACTCAGGAGTTGCAAATGTATTTAGAAATTCACTAAATCTTGTTGTTGATGCTGAACTTGATACATATAGCATATCAGCTTATTATTTCGCAGCAGATCCAGGAGATATTGATACAATTGAAGTAACATATTTGAATGGTGATGATATGCCAAAACTTGAAAGCAGAATTGGATTTGACTTCCTCGGTATGGAATGGAGAATTTACATAGATTATGGTGTAAATATACTTGATTACAGAGGACTCTCTAAGAATGCCGGGCAGTAAGAAATTACTAATATATAAAATATGATTGGGGGTTAAGTAGATGGCCAAAGGAACATTTATTCAAAAAGGTGAAAGAATTGATTATACCAATAGTACTTCAGGTGCTATTGGATACAAGGATATTATACCTTTAGTTACTAGAATAGGAATTGCTCAAGAGGATATAGCAATTGGAGCAACTGGAACGGTGGCAGTGACGGGTGTTATTGAATTGCCTGCAGATAATACAGCTGCTTTTGCAGTAGGAGAACAGCTATATTGGGATAGTACAAATAATAAGCTTACAAAAACAGCTAATAGTAATATTCCTGCCGGGTGGTGTACAGAACCAAAAGCAACTTCAAGCGTAACGGCAAAATTAAAAATAGGATAGAGGTGTAAAAATGATTAAACTTCTTAATCCAATAAACCTAAAAGGCGATATTTTAGAAGCAGGAGCAGTTTTGAATTTAGGTGATTTAGAAGAAAAAATTATTCAAAATGGTAATGCTGAAAAGTATATTCCCGAATCAAATGCTGAGAATAGTTTGAATGATTTATCAGAATTGACAAAAGCACAGTTGATTGAATATGCAGAAAGTAAAGGCATAGAAGGCATAACTGATAAGTTGTCAAAAAATGAAATCATTTCAAGGATTGAAGAACATGAGTAACTTTAAGGATTTGTTGCAGCAGGATCTAAATACCTTTTTTAATGTTGATGAATTTGCCGATTTAGTTGAAATCAATGGAATATCAGTAGTTGTGGTAAATGATGAATATGAACTTGAATTGATTAAGAATAAGGATACTTCGGGACTAATTACCGGGGATATCCTTATTTTTATAACTGATTCTGAGTATCAAAAGATACCAAAAGTAAGCTACCCTCCAGAAGTAGGGGATGTGCTAATGTATAACGGAAAGCCTGCAACAATTACAAAAGTTTCTACAGAGGATGGTGTAAATAAAATAATTCTGCAGTTTACTGGGGGAAGACAATGGAGATAAAACTTGATACTTCTAATCTGAAAAATGTAGCAAGGGCAATGAGGGATTTCCCTGAATTAGCTAAGAAATCATTACCGCCTGCAATAAATAGAACCCTATCTGCTGTAAATACAAAGATTCAAAAAGGAATTACTAAAATATATAAGATTAAAAAAAGTGATTTAAGCGGAGGGAAAAAATATAAGAGTGAAAGTAGTAACAATCTAATCAATATAAAAAAAGCCTCCGTAAAAAATCCTTCCGGCCAGATTGAAGTAAGAGGTAGGACATTG
This region includes:
- a CDS encoding phosphoadenosine phosphosulfate reductase family protein, producing MKTNKKIEYKSKVYTDRPTYADFESPRKFEAIKSIIAKRLIEHPNAICSYSGGSDSDIMLHLIETVRQTFNLPPVQYCFFNTGLEMEAIKRHVRNMEKLYGITITEHRPKKNIVLATREHGLPFVSKIMSAGLEGVQKKNIPLTIADEYANAEDKAAKRAELKARYPGCETTINFLCGCNSAGEPRPDIQLVINSSKYMLDFIKENPIPFKVSNKCCDYCKKHVAHAVQKDFDMVITGESRDEGGMRSVPRKDNTSMCFSETAGGQYRLRPLYYVSDADKQWYKDFHKIKYSDAYEVYGLKRTGCCGCSISAKAIEDLEKIRPFEPNLVKAAWKVFGDSYRYRQQYNDYKKKRNTEEKNLILSEQMNLI
- a CDS encoding sigma factor-like helix-turn-helix DNA-binding protein, whose product is MSMTKEELTRFTKIESEIEQIKNEIKKLEPEYTKDSVTGSQPTYPYIAHQIKIEGYDYNSYFRKIRRIENRLNTKLNELLDTKDKITEYIYNDITDSELRQILIYKYINGKKTREIAEEMGWTSRTIERRLKKWSDSLSVNVAKK
- a CDS encoding site-specific integrase, whose amino-acid sequence is MRTVEPIRDIELIRQIANDLKEKNIRDYIMFLFGIYSGLRISDILKLRVKDVRNKEYITLYEQKTGKEKRFLIHPDIKPEIKKYTENMKDYEYLFASRQGTNKPISRARAYDILKEVAKQYNIDSLGTHSMRKTFGFLLYQQTKDIVIVKELFNHSDIGTTLRYIGVIQETKDQAVKKLRILNLTKGKK
- a CDS encoding phage terminase large subunit family protein, with amino-acid sequence MHLNNYQLMEYTRPRRKRKKKHEWSEWLDKALKILKPPERLTVSQWADKHRILDAKTSAEPGKWDTSKTPYLQGVMDAFNNPDIEEIIFVKPTQVGGTEGLNNIIGYIIAQDPSPTLIVYPTLDLAEYTSKNRIQPMVNLCPEIKNRYQEQESKMLELQFDGMYVVLSGANSPASLASRPIRYLLMDEVDKFPASAGKEAEPRSLARERTKTFAHNKKIFQTSTPTKKFGAIWQEWENADSQFKFYVPCPYCGHYQIFRFKQIKWEKSASPEESAASAYYECEKCRGVITDAHKQAMVRAGEWRTEKSNGTKKTAFHINAIYSRWVRFGDVVYTFLTSKDTPELLMNFVNSWLAEPWENTEVKMNSDIVLKRQSGVPENEVPLGTILLTGGVDVQKDYFYFTIRAWGERLTSWNIAHGRAETWDDIETIMNSVFYDTNGNTYQVNLCGIDSGARTDEVYEFCAVNQEWAVPMKGSSTPLVSRYKISTIDKSDSKAFGMRLYIVDGGQYKDMIAGRLKRENGYGSWMVYEGCDIDYAEQICSEEKTIEKKGGRDVEVWRPKGSHTANHYLDCEVYAGCAADLLHIRYLQEQQFETETQQVKSNPQEDSGGFIKSNSSWINDKGGWIK
- a CDS encoding peptidylprolyl isomerase codes for the protein MTVDEQLNQINTAIAAIENGAQEYRIGSKQIRRADLNTLYQERRKLTQQLYEQNENSTYVAVFDRR
- a CDS encoding phage portal protein, producing the protein MNFIDKTIAAFSPSWAYKRGEWREALKHRFYDSGSNDRLNHGWTAVNTMAEQTDQGSRDIIRARARDLERNSDISESIIGAFERNVIGTGMQVQAKVLKPDGSDNDELNTQIEELWKEWCKARNCDVTGTQTFLEMQQMAIRRLIVDGAVIFIKAYTSDGIVPFSLQAREIDELDTSMSNASGVGGNKIISGIELNRYNKPVAYWFKKYTPEGFWNGETERIEAKNVIYAWKKTRPSQIREISSMSKTIRRVRDVNEFVEAISVKERILACLSVFITKVSPGTGIGRGTNSIDSKSGYKSKTISPGMIQELQPGETVSAVNPSGQSSNAKDFISTQQRLAGSGQGLSYEAVSRDMSQVNYSSARQGLLEDQRSYAMWQQFIIDHICDEVYTEFLISAVLSKQLDIKDFWQNKKKYMRHEWVSPGWSWIDPLKEVKANETALNTGQDTLARICAERGQDWRDVLKQRAAEEAYKKELALKQSNADNNSESEKEKENKIEKNLAKEDDNKSNSQSKIESEKTEEANEDKPKETTEKEEIILNGAQISSLLEIVQAVNNNTLTYDSAVALIVYSFPFTEEQAKEILGIKKDGGGNSAKNEETETGASNEEDS
- a CDS encoding prohead protease/major capsid protein fusion protein, translating into MPKTKKPKPGLQMKRTVDIAIREIKDEERRVRISFSSEQPVRRWFGQEILCHDAGSIDMTRINTIGVALWNHNKDVVIGRIENAVCNDAEKKTYADIIFDTDEESERIYQKVKSGTLKGVSVGYSVDVWEEVAPNKLSSNGRFVGPCEVATRWSPYEISIVSVPADDSVGVGRDFFESESAYGRNDNTNMEDDENMRRKRNSPMFAPDEGGGAGTHEQSATREQPQGSEDLQRAIQMERQRVSDITALCREFEVSPDEYVREGFSMDQVRAKVLESLKEQRTPKNASREINIEVTKEEADKVREAASDGLILRAGMSVEKPAEGARDFRGMTLRDIAIDCLQRSGVVNAHRWDSERLFREALSPDGQFASIMSNTVNKSMATAYKAQNTTYQVWTKKGSNPDFKAATVYQISEAGDLEKMTQSGEFKMDEMSDNGVTKALATFGKKFGISRQAFINDDIGVLTKIPEAYVRAAGRGINTLVYKMIGSNPTIYDGVTLFHANHKNIGTPGTIGTATVGEARKLMRKQKNIRGKETLNIAPKFLITPAEKETEAAQFLNSIADPSGNNSGVANVFRNSLNLVVDAELDTYSISAYYFAADPGDIDTIEVTYLNGDDMPKLESRIGFDFLGMEWRIYIDYGVNILDYRGLSKNAGQ
- a CDS encoding DUF2190 family protein → MAKGTFIQKGERIDYTNSTSGAIGYKDIIPLVTRIGIAQEDIAIGATGTVAVTGVIELPADNTAAFAVGEQLYWDSTNNKLTKTANSNIPAGWCTEPKATSSVTAKLKIG